A stretch of the Clostridia bacterium genome encodes the following:
- the gyrA gene encoding DNA gyrase subunit A: MAEATGKVVPLDLEEEMRRSYIDYAMSVIVGRALPDVRDGLKPVQRRILYAMYEAGMGPDRPHKKSARVVGDVLARYHPHGDAAVYESMVRMAQDFASRYPLVDGHGNFGSVDGDAPAAMRYTEARLSALAMEMLQDIEKETVDFIPNYDGSLDEPAVLPARVPNLLINGSAGIAVGMATNIPPHNLGEIIRALVALIDNPGLPEAELFRLVPGPDFPTGGMIVGRQGVEQAYRQGRGSIRVRARVKLETEGGRPRLVVTEIPYQVNKAGLVEKIAELVREKKLDGITELRDESDRSGLRVVLELRRDTNSRVLLNQLFKHTPLEETFGIILLALVDGQPRLLSLREMLEQYLQHQEEVVRRRCAYDLRKAEERAHIILGLRIALQNLDAVIRTIRQSRDPETARRALVERFGLTEVQAQAILDMRLQRLTALEREKLETEYGELIKEIERLRRVLADAALIRGLVKEELLTLGERFADERRTGIIEAEDDLREEDLIPEEEVAVTITRRGYLKRIPLSAYRSQRRGGRGVTGITVREQDVVEHFFICNTHAYLLFFTDAGKVYRLKVYEVPEAGRQARGLPLVNLLPVQGELITAVVPVADFTRGYLFMATARGVVKRTPLAEFSTSRREGIIALSLDEGDSLIGVEVTEGGDDVMLVSGAGLSIRFREDEVRSMGRTARGVKGMELAPDDRVVALVRPAAGKDLLVVTERGYGKRTELAAYRIQGRGGRGILTLRPGSRQGPVVAARVIQEKNDVFLISAEGEVIRLAAAEIPRRSRTTQGVTLMRLAAEDRVAAVAVVEEGD; the protein is encoded by the coding sequence ATGGCCGAAGCGACAGGTAAGGTTGTACCGTTAGACCTGGAAGAGGAGATGCGGCGGTCCTATATCGATTACGCCATGAGTGTAATCGTGGGGCGGGCGCTTCCGGACGTGCGGGATGGGCTCAAACCGGTCCAGCGGAGGATACTGTACGCCATGTACGAGGCGGGTATGGGCCCCGACCGCCCGCACAAGAAGTCCGCGCGCGTGGTCGGGGATGTCCTGGCCCGCTACCATCCCCACGGCGACGCGGCCGTGTACGAGAGCATGGTCCGCATGGCCCAGGACTTTGCCAGCCGGTATCCTCTGGTAGACGGGCACGGCAACTTCGGGTCCGTGGACGGGGACGCACCTGCGGCCATGCGCTACACCGAGGCCCGGCTCTCGGCTCTGGCCATGGAGATGCTGCAAGACATAGAAAAGGAAACGGTCGATTTCATCCCCAACTACGACGGCTCCCTCGACGAACCGGCGGTGCTGCCGGCGCGCGTTCCCAACCTGCTTATCAACGGCAGCGCCGGCATAGCCGTGGGAATGGCCACAAATATTCCCCCCCACAATCTGGGTGAGATTATCCGCGCCCTGGTGGCCCTGATCGATAACCCCGGCCTCCCGGAGGCGGAACTCTTCCGGTTGGTCCCGGGTCCGGACTTTCCCACCGGAGGAATGATCGTAGGACGGCAGGGGGTGGAGCAGGCCTACCGCCAGGGTAGGGGAAGCATCCGGGTACGGGCGCGGGTGAAACTGGAAACCGAGGGCGGACGGCCGCGGCTCGTGGTGACCGAGATTCCCTACCAGGTAAATAAGGCAGGCCTGGTGGAGAAGATAGCGGAACTGGTACGGGAAAAGAAACTCGACGGCATAACCGAGCTCAGGGACGAATCCGACCGGAGCGGCCTGCGGGTAGTACTGGAGCTCCGCCGGGATACCAACAGCCGGGTACTCCTTAACCAGCTCTTCAAACACACCCCGCTGGAGGAGACCTTTGGAATCATTCTTCTGGCCCTGGTGGACGGGCAGCCGAGGCTTCTCAGCCTGCGGGAGATGCTGGAACAGTACCTCCAGCACCAGGAGGAAGTGGTGCGGCGGCGCTGTGCGTACGATCTTCGCAAGGCAGAGGAACGGGCGCACATAATCCTCGGCCTGCGCATTGCCCTGCAAAATCTGGACGCCGTGATTCGCACCATCCGGCAGTCCCGCGATCCGGAGACCGCGCGTCGGGCCCTGGTGGAGCGCTTTGGACTTACCGAAGTCCAGGCCCAGGCCATCTTGGACATGCGGCTGCAGCGGCTGACCGCCTTGGAACGGGAGAAACTGGAGACGGAGTACGGCGAGCTCATAAAAGAGATCGAGCGGCTGCGACGGGTGCTTGCCGATGCGGCCCTGATTCGCGGGCTGGTCAAGGAAGAGCTGCTGACATTGGGAGAGCGTTTTGCCGACGAGCGGCGTACCGGCATCATCGAGGCCGAAGACGACCTCCGGGAGGAAGACCTGATACCGGAGGAAGAAGTGGCGGTGACGATAACCAGGCGGGGTTACCTGAAGCGTATCCCGCTTTCGGCGTACCGGAGCCAGCGCCGGGGAGGACGAGGAGTTACCGGAATCACCGTTCGCGAGCAGGACGTGGTGGAGCACTTCTTCATCTGCAATACCCACGCGTACCTGCTCTTCTTCACCGACGCCGGCAAAGTTTACCGCCTAAAAGTGTACGAAGTGCCTGAGGCCGGCAGACAGGCCCGGGGGCTCCCCCTGGTCAATCTGCTTCCGGTTCAGGGCGAGCTCATAACTGCCGTAGTACCGGTAGCCGATTTTACCCGCGGTTACCTCTTTATGGCCACCGCTCGGGGGGTGGTAAAGCGCACACCCCTGGCCGAGTTTTCCACTTCCCGGCGGGAGGGAATTATCGCCCTTTCCCTGGACGAAGGCGACTCTCTGATCGGGGTGGAGGTTACCGAAGGCGGGGATGACGTAATGCTGGTTTCGGGCGCCGGCCTGTCGATCCGTTTCCGCGAGGATGAAGTACGCAGCATGGGCCGCACTGCCCGCGGAGTTAAGGGGATGGAACTGGCCCCGGATGACCGGGTGGTGGCGCTGGTGCGGCCGGCGGCGGGAAAGGACCTCCTGGTGGTGACCGAACGCGGCTACGGGAAGCGCACGGAGTTGGCCGCGTACAGGATACAGGGCCGGGGAGGTCGGGGCATCCTTACCCTGCGGCCCGGTTCGCGCCAGGGCCCGGTGGTAGCGGCACGGGTCATCCAGGAGAAGAACGACGTGTTCCTCATTTCTGCCGAAGGTGAGGTCATCCGCCTGGCGGCCGCGGAGATTCCCCGGCGCAGCCGTACCACCCAGGGGGTCACCCTTATGCGTCTGGCGGCAGAAGATCGGGTGGCGGCGGTAGCCGTGGTAGAGGAGGGCGACTAG
- the gyrB gene encoding DNA topoisomerase (ATP-hydrolyzing) subunit B produces the protein MAETGREEIYDASQIQVLEGLEAVRRRPGMYIGDTGPDGLHHLVYEVVDNSIDEALAGYCTRIEVVIHHGEAITVTDDGRGIPVDIHPATGRPAVEVALTMLHAGAKFGGKGYRVSGGLHGVGVSVVNALSEELVVEVKRDSRLYRQSYQRGEPVSELEVVGPAEGTGTSITFRPDPQIFPHIKFEYEVIAERLRELSFLNRGLELTLEDRRTGRSEKFVHTGGLVDFVRYLNDGREPVYPEPIYLAGERDGVTVEVALQHHDGYVENILSYANNIHTREGGVHETGLKTVLTRVVNDYARRFNLVKDQVALTGEDIREGLTAVVSVKVPEPQFEGQTKTRLGNSEVKGIVEAVVGEGLATYLEETPAVARRVVEKALLAARAREAARKARELTRRKGGLEVTTLPGKLADCTVRDPAQAELYLVEGDSAGGSAKQGRDRRFQAILPLRGKILNVEKSRLDKVLGNEEIRALITAMGTGVGEDFDLKKARYHKLILMTDADVDGAHIRTLLLTFLYRYMRPLIESGYVYIAQPPLFRVVKGKKEYYLYTEAELEPLLQRLGRQGVSVQRYKGLGEMNAEQLWETTMSPEKRTLLRVSVRDAAEADRVFSILMGDRVEPRRRFIEAHAREVRNLDV, from the coding sequence ATTTACGATGCCAGCCAAATACAAGTGTTAGAGGGCCTGGAGGCGGTGAGGCGCCGCCCGGGTATGTATATCGGCGATACCGGGCCCGACGGGCTGCACCATTTGGTCTACGAGGTGGTGGACAACAGCATAGACGAGGCCCTGGCCGGTTACTGCACCCGCATCGAGGTGGTTATCCACCACGGCGAAGCGATTACGGTCACCGATGACGGTCGGGGTATTCCTGTCGATATCCACCCGGCGACCGGGCGGCCGGCGGTAGAAGTAGCTCTTACCATGCTGCACGCCGGCGCCAAGTTCGGCGGGAAGGGGTATCGGGTGAGCGGCGGTCTCCACGGAGTAGGGGTGTCGGTGGTTAATGCGTTGTCGGAAGAACTGGTAGTAGAGGTCAAGAGGGACAGCCGCCTGTACCGCCAGTCTTACCAGCGCGGGGAACCGGTCAGCGAGCTGGAAGTAGTAGGGCCTGCCGAGGGCACCGGTACCAGCATAACTTTCCGGCCCGATCCACAGATTTTTCCCCACATCAAATTCGAGTACGAAGTAATTGCCGAAAGGCTGCGCGAGCTTTCCTTCCTCAACCGTGGCCTGGAGCTGACCCTGGAGGACCGGCGCACCGGGCGCAGTGAGAAGTTCGTCCATACCGGCGGTCTGGTGGATTTTGTGCGCTACCTGAATGACGGGAGAGAGCCGGTGTATCCCGAGCCCATCTACCTGGCCGGCGAGAGGGACGGGGTAACCGTGGAGGTCGCCTTGCAGCACCACGACGGTTATGTGGAAAACATCCTGTCCTACGCCAATAATATCCACACCCGGGAGGGAGGAGTGCACGAAACCGGACTCAAGACCGTGCTCACCCGAGTGGTCAACGACTACGCCCGCCGTTTCAACCTGGTCAAAGACCAGGTGGCTCTGACCGGAGAGGACATCCGGGAGGGCCTCACGGCGGTGGTGAGCGTTAAGGTTCCCGAGCCGCAGTTCGAGGGTCAGACCAAGACCCGCCTGGGGAACAGTGAGGTCAAGGGAATCGTCGAAGCCGTAGTAGGGGAGGGCCTGGCCACCTACCTGGAGGAGACGCCGGCGGTGGCCCGCCGGGTGGTGGAGAAAGCCCTGCTCGCCGCCCGCGCCCGAGAGGCAGCTCGGAAGGCCAGGGAACTCACCCGGCGGAAGGGCGGTCTGGAAGTGACCACCCTGCCGGGCAAGCTTGCCGATTGCACGGTTAGGGACCCGGCCCAGGCGGAACTGTATTTGGTGGAGGGCGATTCCGCCGGCGGCTCGGCCAAGCAGGGGAGGGACAGACGCTTCCAGGCCATCCTGCCCCTGCGGGGCAAGATACTCAACGTGGAAAAGTCCAGACTCGACAAGGTTCTGGGCAATGAGGAGATCCGGGCCCTTATTACCGCCATGGGTACAGGGGTGGGGGAGGATTTTGACCTAAAGAAGGCCAGGTATCATAAGCTCATCCTTATGACCGACGCCGATGTGGACGGCGCGCACATCCGCACTCTGCTACTCACCTTCCTTTACCGTTACATGCGCCCGCTTATCGAAAGCGGATACGTATACATCGCCCAGCCGCCCCTCTTCCGCGTGGTCAAGGGGAAGAAGGAATATTACCTTTACACCGAGGCCGAACTGGAGCCGCTACTGCAGCGGCTTGGGCGGCAAGGGGTGAGTGTTCAACGCTACAAGGGTCTGGGTGAGATGAACGCCGAGCAGCTATGGGAGACTACCATGAGCCCGGAGAAGCGCACGCTCCTGCGCGTTTCGGTACGGGACGCGGCCGAGGCAGACCGCGTATTCAGCATTCTCATGGGTGACAGGGTAGAACCGCGGCGGCGTTTCATCGAAGCACACGCCCGTGAAGTAAGGAACCTGGACGTATAG